In the Salvelinus namaycush isolate Seneca chromosome 35, SaNama_1.0, whole genome shotgun sequence genome, one interval contains:
- the LOC120029768 gene encoding cholesterol 25-hydroxylase-like protein: protein MLLQSLWDFILGYNAWLRSPFFPVLFSLSVYLTFCLPFVVLDLLSPRLAWIRTFKIQQNSHVSWTMMWSCLAHSLYNHVVFLFPLTVLHWFWRPASFMPEAPGTLRLIWDVVACLLLFDFQYLIWHLLHHKVPWLYRTFHKVHHKHTSTFALTTEYSGAWETLSLGFFAGVNPLLLGCHPLTEMLFYVLNIWLSVEDHSGYDLPWSTHRLVPFGLYGGAPHHDLHHLKFKSNYAPYFTHWDRVLGTLHKHSD from the coding sequence ATGCTTCTACAGAGCCTATGGGACTTCATACTGGGATATAATGCGTGGCTCAGATCACCTTTCTTCCCTGTGCTTTTCTCCCTCAGTGTCTACCTCacattctgcctgcccttcgtGGTGCTGGACCTCCTCTCCCCCAGGCTGGCCTGGATCAGGACCTTTAAGATCCAGCAGAATAGCCATGTCTCCTGGACCATGATGTGGAGCTGCCTGGCTCACTCCCTCTACAACCATGTAGTGTTCCTCTTCCCTCTCACTGTGCTGCACTGGTTCTGGAGACCAGCCAGCTTCATGCCCGAGGCCCCTGGAACGCTGCGTCTCATCTGGGACGTGGTCGCCTGCCTCCTGCTGTTCGACTTTCAATATTTAATCTGGCATCTGCTGCACCATAAGGTGCCCTGGCTGTACCGGACATTCCACAAGGTGCATCACAAGCACACATCCACCTTCGCCCTGACCACTGAGTACTCTGGGGCCTGGGAAACCCTGTCACTGGGATTCTTTGCTGGGGTCAACCCTCTGCTGCTGGGCTGCCACCCTCTGACAGAGATGCTCTTCTATGTTCTGAATATCTGGCTTTCTGTGGAGGACCACTCTGGCTATGACCTGCCCTGGTCCACGCATAGACTGGTGCCCTTTGGGCTCTACGGTGGAGCTCCACACCACGACCTGCACCATCTGAAGTTCAAGTCCAACTATGCTCCGTACTTCACACACTGGGACAGGGTTTTGGGGACATTGCACAAGCATTCAGACTGA
- the LOC120029470 gene encoding uncharacterized protein LOC120029470 isoform X1 — MSASVKADMEVKLKALECHFTWGIKKADIKELDSIPEKLLDRIMRFTTPKYHATYFNLLAFLSHLEENNVSALEYLHKAESALKDRQDDTELLVTYANFAWVHYHSGNLDDVDAYIGKLEIIYKGIPSALNIQGSLPSVHGEKGWSLLRFGGLFYKRVKESFQKALEGEPDNASFNMGYALVLYRLEGMVKNKIVSSLMTAAANQLRKALSLEPDNSELMVLLALKLQKNQENKLESMKLIKEALRLSPDVPHVLRYVAKYFKNEGSINESLQVLGKALELSPNSHFLHHQIGLCHKQQLIQMFEQKRKGGEVKAKVEVCICHFSRAVELKPSNIHARVNLAEAYGNNYQLEEAMKIFTVLLEDMSLSDSDKQHCYTAFGLFLFYKKRDEDGAVTQFKKAYQIPIESWERKEAGKRLKQIAERWQDNKKRVGVSPEILMTAGAKQLRKALSLEPDNSELMVLLALKLQKNQENKIESLKLTKEALRLSPDVPHVLRYVAKYFKNEGSINECLQVLGKALELSPNSHFLHHQIGLCHKQQLIQMFEQKRKGGEVKVGQIKAKVLVCIRHFSRAVDLKPSNIHARVNLAEAYGNNYQLEEAMKIFTVLLEDKSLSDSDKQHCYTTFGLFLFYKKRDEDGAVTQFKKAYQIPIESWERKEAGKRLKQIAERWQDNKKRVGVSSEILMTADANQLRKALSLEPDNSELMVLLALKLQKNQENKIESLKLTKEALRLSPDVPHVLRYVAKYFKNEGSINECLQVLGKALELSPNSHFLHHQIGLCHKQQLIQMFEQKRKGGQIKAKVEVCICHFSRAVELKPSNIHARVNLAEAYGNNYQLEEAMKIFINLVKDESLNDSDKQHCYTSFGLFLFHKKKDEGRAVTQFKKAYQIQNESWDRKEAGKKLKQIAERCQTNKRRVGEASEILAFLATEDKEEPRRVNVHSPDTDDLTDALGKGMKLK, encoded by the exons ATGAG CGCCTCGGTCAAAGCAGATATGGAAGTCAAGCTGAAAGCACTTGAGTGTCACTTCACATGGGGCATAAAGAAGGCTGACATTAAGGAACTGGACAGCATCCCTGAAAAACTCCTGGATCGAATCATGAGGTTTACCACGCCGAAATACCATGCCACATATTTCAACTTACTAGCGTTCCTGAGCCACCTGGAGGAAAATAATGTTAGTGCTCTTGAGTATCTCCACAAGGCTGAGAGTGCATTGAAGGACAGACAGGATGATACAGAGTTACTGGTGACCTATGCTAACTTTGCATGGGTTCACTATCACTCAGGAAACCTTGATGATGTGGATGCCTACATTGGAAAGCTGGAAATCATCTATAAGGGAATTCCAAGTGCCTTAAATATTCAAGGCAGCTTACCTTCCGTACATGGTGAGAAAGGTTGGAGTCTTCTCAGGTTTGGGGGATTATTTTATAAGAGGGTAAAAGAGAGCTTCCAGAAAGCTCTTGAGGGGGAACCAGACAATGCTTCTTTCAATATGGGCTATGCCCTGGTCCTGTACAGGTTGGAGGGCATGGTCAAGAATAAGATAGTGAGTTCATTGATGACTGCAGCTGCCAACCAGCTAAGGAAGGCCTTATCCTTGGAGCCTGATAACTCTGAACTTATGGTCCTCCTAGCTCTGAAGCTTCAAAAAAATCAAGAAAACAAACTTGAATCCATGAAACTCATCAAAGAGGCTCTCAGGCTCTCTCCTGACGTGCCTCATGTCCTGCGTTATGTGGCCAAATATTTCAAAAATGAGGGCTCCATCAATGAGTCCCTACAGGTTTTGGGGAAAGCTCTGGAACTGTCTCCAAACTCCCACTTCCTCCATCACCAAATCGGCCTGTGTCACAAACAGCAGCTCATCCAGATGTTCGAGcagaagaggaaagggggagaggtgAAAGCGAAGGTGGAGGTCTGCATCTGTCACTTCTCCAGAGCCGTGGAGCTGAAGCCCTCCAACATCCATGCCAGGGTGAACCTGGCTGAGGCCTACGGGAACAACTACCAGCTGGAAGAGGCGATGAAGATCTTCACTGTCCTTTTAGAGGACATGTCCCTCAGTGACTCAGACAAGCAGCACTGCTACACCGCCTTCGGCCTGTTTCTTTTCTACAAGAAGAGAGACGAGGATGGCGCTGTGACACAGTTCAAAAAGGCCTACCAGATTCCGATTGAGAGTTGGGAGAGGAAGGAGGCTGGGAAGAGGCTGAAGCAGATAGCAGAGAGGTGGCAGGATAACAAGAAGCGAGTGGGTGTGTCCCCTGAGATTTTGATGACTGCAGGTGCCAAGCAGCTAAGGAAGGCCTTATCCTTGGAGCCTGACAACTCTGAACTTATGGTCCTCCTAGCTCTGAAACTTCAAAAAAATCAAGAAAACAAAATTGAGTCCTTGAAACTCACCAAAGAGGCCCTCAGGCTGTCACCTGACGTGCCTCATGTACTGCGTTATGTGGCCAAATATTTCAAAAATGAGGGCTCCATCAATGAGTGCCTACAGGTTTTGGGGAAAGCTCTGGAACTGTCTCCAAACTCCCACTTCCTCCATCACCAAATCGGCCTGTGTCACAAACAGCAGCTCATCCAGATGTTCGAGcagaagaggaaagggggagaggtgAAAGTGGGCCAGATAAAAGCAAAAGTGTTGGTCTGTATCCGTCACTTCTCCAGAGCCGTGGATCTGAAGCCCTCCAACATCCACGCCAGGGTGAACCTGGCAGAGGCCTATGGGAACAACTACCAGCTGGAAGAGGCGATGAAGATATTCACTGTCCTTTTAGAGGACAAGTCCCTCAGTGACTCAGACAAGCAGCACTGCTACACCACCTTCGGCCTGTTTCTTTTCTACAAGAAGAGAGATGAGGATGGCGCTGTGACACAGTTCAAAAAGGCCTACCAGATTCCGATTGAGAGTTGGGAGAGGAAGGAGGCTGGGAAGAGGCTGAAGCAGATAGCAGAGAGGTGGCAGGATAACAAGAAGCGAGTGGGTGTGTCCTCTGAGATTTTGATGACTGCAGATGCCAACCAGCTAAGGAAGGCCTTATCCTTGGAGCCTGACAACTCTGAACTTATGGTCCTCCTAGCTCTGAAACTTCAAAAAAATCAAGAAAACAAAATTGAGTCCTTGAAACTCACCAAAGAGGCCCTCAGGCTGTCACCTGACGTGCCTCATGTACTGCGTTATGTGGCCAAATATTTCAAAAATGAGGGCTCCATCAATGAGTGCCTACAGGTTTTGGGGAAAGCTCTGGAACTGTCTCCAAACTCCCACTTCCTCCATCACCAAATCGGCCTGTGTCACAAACAGCAGCTCATCCAGATGTTCGAGCAGAAGAGGAAAGGGGGACAGATAAAAGCGAAGGTGGAGGTCTGCATCTGTCACTTCTCCAGAGCCGTGGAGCTGAAGCCCTCCAACATCCATGCCAGGGTGAACCTGGCTGAGGCCTACGGGAACAACTACCAGCTGGAAGAG GCGATGAAGATCTTCATCAACCTAGTGAAAGATGAATCCCTCAATGACTCTGACAAGCAGCACTGCTACACCAGCTTCGGCCTGTTTCTGTTCCACAAGAAGAAAGATGAGGGCAGGGCTGTGACACAATTCAAAAAGGCCTACCAGATACAGAATGAGAGTTGGGACAGGAAGGAGGCTGGGAAGAAGCTTAAGCAGATAGCAGAGAGGTGCCAGACTAACAAGAGGAGAGTTGGCGAGGCCTCTGAGATTTTGGCGTTCCTCGCCACTGAAGACAAAGAGGAGCCAAGGAGAGTCAATGTGCACTCTCCAGACACAGATGACCTTACAGATGCCCTAGGCAAAGGAATGAAACTCAAATGA
- the LOC120029470 gene encoding uncharacterized protein LOC120029470 isoform X2, giving the protein MEVKLKALECHFTWGIKKADIKELDSIPEKLLDRIMRFTTPKYHATYFNLLAFLSHLEENNVSALEYLHKAESALKDRQDDTELLVTYANFAWVHYHSGNLDDVDAYIGKLEIIYKGIPSALNIQGSLPSVHGEKGWSLLRFGGLFYKRVKESFQKALEGEPDNASFNMGYALVLYRLEGMVKNKIVSSLMTAAANQLRKALSLEPDNSELMVLLALKLQKNQENKLESMKLIKEALRLSPDVPHVLRYVAKYFKNEGSINESLQVLGKALELSPNSHFLHHQIGLCHKQQLIQMFEQKRKGGEVKAKVEVCICHFSRAVELKPSNIHARVNLAEAYGNNYQLEEAMKIFTVLLEDMSLSDSDKQHCYTAFGLFLFYKKRDEDGAVTQFKKAYQIPIESWERKEAGKRLKQIAERWQDNKKRVGVSPEILMTAGAKQLRKALSLEPDNSELMVLLALKLQKNQENKIESLKLTKEALRLSPDVPHVLRYVAKYFKNEGSINECLQVLGKALELSPNSHFLHHQIGLCHKQQLIQMFEQKRKGGEVKVGQIKAKVLVCIRHFSRAVDLKPSNIHARVNLAEAYGNNYQLEEAMKIFTVLLEDKSLSDSDKQHCYTTFGLFLFYKKRDEDGAVTQFKKAYQIPIESWERKEAGKRLKQIAERWQDNKKRVGVSSEILMTADANQLRKALSLEPDNSELMVLLALKLQKNQENKIESLKLTKEALRLSPDVPHVLRYVAKYFKNEGSINECLQVLGKALELSPNSHFLHHQIGLCHKQQLIQMFEQKRKGGQIKAKVEVCICHFSRAVELKPSNIHARVNLAEAYGNNYQLEEAMKIFINLVKDESLNDSDKQHCYTSFGLFLFHKKKDEGRAVTQFKKAYQIQNESWDRKEAGKKLKQIAERCQTNKRRVGEASEILAFLATEDKEEPRRVNVHSPDTDDLTDALGKGMKLK; this is encoded by the exons ATGGAAGTCAAGCTGAAAGCACTTGAGTGTCACTTCACATGGGGCATAAAGAAGGCTGACATTAAGGAACTGGACAGCATCCCTGAAAAACTCCTGGATCGAATCATGAGGTTTACCACGCCGAAATACCATGCCACATATTTCAACTTACTAGCGTTCCTGAGCCACCTGGAGGAAAATAATGTTAGTGCTCTTGAGTATCTCCACAAGGCTGAGAGTGCATTGAAGGACAGACAGGATGATACAGAGTTACTGGTGACCTATGCTAACTTTGCATGGGTTCACTATCACTCAGGAAACCTTGATGATGTGGATGCCTACATTGGAAAGCTGGAAATCATCTATAAGGGAATTCCAAGTGCCTTAAATATTCAAGGCAGCTTACCTTCCGTACATGGTGAGAAAGGTTGGAGTCTTCTCAGGTTTGGGGGATTATTTTATAAGAGGGTAAAAGAGAGCTTCCAGAAAGCTCTTGAGGGGGAACCAGACAATGCTTCTTTCAATATGGGCTATGCCCTGGTCCTGTACAGGTTGGAGGGCATGGTCAAGAATAAGATAGTGAGTTCATTGATGACTGCAGCTGCCAACCAGCTAAGGAAGGCCTTATCCTTGGAGCCTGATAACTCTGAACTTATGGTCCTCCTAGCTCTGAAGCTTCAAAAAAATCAAGAAAACAAACTTGAATCCATGAAACTCATCAAAGAGGCTCTCAGGCTCTCTCCTGACGTGCCTCATGTCCTGCGTTATGTGGCCAAATATTTCAAAAATGAGGGCTCCATCAATGAGTCCCTACAGGTTTTGGGGAAAGCTCTGGAACTGTCTCCAAACTCCCACTTCCTCCATCACCAAATCGGCCTGTGTCACAAACAGCAGCTCATCCAGATGTTCGAGcagaagaggaaagggggagaggtgAAAGCGAAGGTGGAGGTCTGCATCTGTCACTTCTCCAGAGCCGTGGAGCTGAAGCCCTCCAACATCCATGCCAGGGTGAACCTGGCTGAGGCCTACGGGAACAACTACCAGCTGGAAGAGGCGATGAAGATCTTCACTGTCCTTTTAGAGGACATGTCCCTCAGTGACTCAGACAAGCAGCACTGCTACACCGCCTTCGGCCTGTTTCTTTTCTACAAGAAGAGAGACGAGGATGGCGCTGTGACACAGTTCAAAAAGGCCTACCAGATTCCGATTGAGAGTTGGGAGAGGAAGGAGGCTGGGAAGAGGCTGAAGCAGATAGCAGAGAGGTGGCAGGATAACAAGAAGCGAGTGGGTGTGTCCCCTGAGATTTTGATGACTGCAGGTGCCAAGCAGCTAAGGAAGGCCTTATCCTTGGAGCCTGACAACTCTGAACTTATGGTCCTCCTAGCTCTGAAACTTCAAAAAAATCAAGAAAACAAAATTGAGTCCTTGAAACTCACCAAAGAGGCCCTCAGGCTGTCACCTGACGTGCCTCATGTACTGCGTTATGTGGCCAAATATTTCAAAAATGAGGGCTCCATCAATGAGTGCCTACAGGTTTTGGGGAAAGCTCTGGAACTGTCTCCAAACTCCCACTTCCTCCATCACCAAATCGGCCTGTGTCACAAACAGCAGCTCATCCAGATGTTCGAGcagaagaggaaagggggagaggtgAAAGTGGGCCAGATAAAAGCAAAAGTGTTGGTCTGTATCCGTCACTTCTCCAGAGCCGTGGATCTGAAGCCCTCCAACATCCACGCCAGGGTGAACCTGGCAGAGGCCTATGGGAACAACTACCAGCTGGAAGAGGCGATGAAGATATTCACTGTCCTTTTAGAGGACAAGTCCCTCAGTGACTCAGACAAGCAGCACTGCTACACCACCTTCGGCCTGTTTCTTTTCTACAAGAAGAGAGATGAGGATGGCGCTGTGACACAGTTCAAAAAGGCCTACCAGATTCCGATTGAGAGTTGGGAGAGGAAGGAGGCTGGGAAGAGGCTGAAGCAGATAGCAGAGAGGTGGCAGGATAACAAGAAGCGAGTGGGTGTGTCCTCTGAGATTTTGATGACTGCAGATGCCAACCAGCTAAGGAAGGCCTTATCCTTGGAGCCTGACAACTCTGAACTTATGGTCCTCCTAGCTCTGAAACTTCAAAAAAATCAAGAAAACAAAATTGAGTCCTTGAAACTCACCAAAGAGGCCCTCAGGCTGTCACCTGACGTGCCTCATGTACTGCGTTATGTGGCCAAATATTTCAAAAATGAGGGCTCCATCAATGAGTGCCTACAGGTTTTGGGGAAAGCTCTGGAACTGTCTCCAAACTCCCACTTCCTCCATCACCAAATCGGCCTGTGTCACAAACAGCAGCTCATCCAGATGTTCGAGCAGAAGAGGAAAGGGGGACAGATAAAAGCGAAGGTGGAGGTCTGCATCTGTCACTTCTCCAGAGCCGTGGAGCTGAAGCCCTCCAACATCCATGCCAGGGTGAACCTGGCTGAGGCCTACGGGAACAACTACCAGCTGGAAGAG GCGATGAAGATCTTCATCAACCTAGTGAAAGATGAATCCCTCAATGACTCTGACAAGCAGCACTGCTACACCAGCTTCGGCCTGTTTCTGTTCCACAAGAAGAAAGATGAGGGCAGGGCTGTGACACAATTCAAAAAGGCCTACCAGATACAGAATGAGAGTTGGGACAGGAAGGAGGCTGGGAAGAAGCTTAAGCAGATAGCAGAGAGGTGCCAGACTAACAAGAGGAGAGTTGGCGAGGCCTCTGAGATTTTGGCGTTCCTCGCCACTGAAGACAAAGAGGAGCCAAGGAGAGTCAATGTGCACTCTCCAGACACAGATGACCTTACAGATGCCCTAGGCAAAGGAATGAAACTCAAATGA